The Periplaneta americana isolate PAMFEO1 chromosome 14, P.americana_PAMFEO1_priV1, whole genome shotgun sequence region taacaaataccctgcgtacgacttgccggcgcaaaacacagttcgaaagaggttatggtagcacacagaccgtacagaccgccatctgttgctgcgacgttcaagttataccgtacacgttctcaagttcagattgaacgccttgaataataggcaacttctctgacttataaggtgaaactcgcttcaaatcggtgactcaataacagtgacgtcatgacacactttgaaatgaacacccagtagacacccagggaattcctcttcttcaaaaaaaaattcaccgagagccgagcccgggaatcgaacccggaatctCCTGagctggaagccagcatgctgaccaacagaccacggaggcagtctgtACCGAAGTTTGACTGTAatattaagagagaaatttcagCCGTGAGAAAAGCTGTTAAATAATTTCTGTTGTGTAGTATCAGAcagatggagagagagagagagagagagagagagagagagagagagagagagagagagagacattaTTATTACTCACGCATCATCAGaggttgttgttttttattcttGAATTGGAacgtgaaagaaaaattaatagtcCTTACGTTTGAACACAAGACAAGCATTCAATTGGAATATGATGTCATAATCTTGAGTTATATTAATCATTTTGACATGGACAAGTATCGAAAAATAATCGTACAAAAGGTTTTCGTAACGCTGTGCTTCTCTGAataagaaattttgacattaaccCATACAGTACGAACATTTATCACTTCATTCTGTCCCTTTCCGAAGGTTTTGAATTCACTTTTCGCTCTCTTGACTAAATAAATCCTCACTGCCGCTGAGATATACATTGTTGCTAACATTAGCACCAAATCAAAGCCTCTTGTAACACATCAGCATCATACATAATAGTTGCGTTCTGGCCGTGTATTTTATTACGGAGGCGACATACGATTTAGATCTGTGAAATGTTTACTGATCGAGGAATAATAGACGCCATCTATTAATAAAACTATTCTTTTTCAGTACATATACAGAGAAGGAGATATATAGTTATGCATACTGAAGCGggcaatataatacattaaaataaatcaaaaacTGTTTTGTAATTGAGTGCATGATTAATTAGAATATTAAGCTGAAATTCTGCTAGTTTGCCACCAGTGACTCACCTACGAATATAGACACCTACTCAATTAGCAGCATTCTATCTCTTAGCCACTGCAGTAGGGTTGCCGGACTTTCTAATGGCAGAAAATAATGATACGTgttaatcattttatttaatttgcaagaaaaccgtccattttattttaaaattgcaaaagGATAAATCATGTCTTATCAGTTTCTTTAATGATAAGAGTCAAAAATCAGAATTGTACTGATAATGCTTATCGAGAAAAACAGTCTTAACATTtagaggaatttttttttttctgagaaatgtgGACTAAtgtgatattataattttttttattgtactctatgcaaggaataagttgttaaaatatgcacaggttattttacttccactttgtatacagggtgtttccaggctggtgttacaaactttcagggatgatggcgtagggcacatgtatcaatttgagataaggaaccctggtccggaaatgactgagtcgaaagttacaagcaaaaataattgtgtggaaatggaattgtaatttggtaccatgtggcctccttcccttaacctttggaacagtcgtggaaagatggtacggGCCGGATGTCCCTGATATggtcatgctaaggtttgagaatttttctagccgccattttgaaaaaaagtgaaaaccacttttttcttactcgttctcagtttaatggactttcttaaaacaatttcctttctccataaaaatagctttaattgtccaaaaagtcccaaattccaaaagtctacctagtggccgtatcaggaacatgtgcacatgatatggccacccttgttccatgttctacaaatcgtgatcgttttcagtttgatagcgcagttgtgctaaaattaaataattttggtgtaaaatgaataaaaatgacacttaataatcttttttataattcaaaagtgtagtcaaaacaggtttttccataaaaattaagttgtttttcttaaaatacaaaatttttgcgtaatcccagctacagtataaggcatgtaaatttctcaggtgaaaaaataacagtagaatgaacttgatatgggcatggtgcatttgatattgCCAtgatgcatttgatatggccatatcaggagcaagtaagctttcacgaaaatcgtttgattatgaacaactcgtaaaagatacgccatcaacgataacaccaatcaacagaatattaaaaactgaatggagtacgatggttttcatgaaacaagtctttgaaaaacatgcataaaacaaaggagacttaccagagaaaaataagaagaggtcacacgAAAACCGCAAAAcgggcaactgacgccatattggaaggaaaacgatcaagtgacataccaggatgccctttcactggatgctgctgcaatttggcggattttttggttaactaactcacaatatgggggtggccatatcaggaacatggccataacaggagcacccaccttatgtgTCTTTCAAGtgtcaaattttatgttaccttgttaacatgtttcggcctgttattggccatcatcagaactggttgttgctggtcttggcgccttttgttttgtttccaaagtgatatagtgttaaaagttgtgtaatcaagatgtatatcgGTTCTTCAATCACAATTACAATGATGTGTTAAAATAGGAAACAAATTATGAGCATCAGCTGAAAGGCTAAAGGAGCATGCGTACATTAAAACACTGCTTCTGGGgtaagaaggaaataaattttattattgttaacagTGCTTATGGGTTGTTTCTAATTTAATTCACAATGATAACAAAATTACTTCGACGGAAATGTGAGAGCTACAACACATAATTTAGCAAGTTTTATTGTAGTATTTAATATTAGCTACGTTCGTTACTCGTTTGTTTTTCTCTACACATCTTTGGCGTGCTATAATAagattgaaattgtgttttcatcAGCTAGAACGATTCATCAAGTAAACGAGAGTAACCACATTGAATTTCTACTACTACACTTTCCTCATTTGTTTTTCAAAACAACATGAGCAGAAAACAGAAACAGTAATACATAATTACTCTAAACACCGCCTACTCGAACGTATCTACGcatccgatggctgcttatacCAAATACTGCCTGCTCACTCGGTGGTCaaacatgaataaaaaaattgtcGATAGATGGCAGCTTCTAACGGCCAGTGAAGTCGCTTGTGGATATAGGTTCTGTGCTTTATGTTTTGtagtatgtgattaaaatattactttgctTCGCGACTCTAATAGCTTCGTGAATCCATTATATTCTTCGCTCTTGAAAAAAGAGGAAATGCAACTAGACAtgcataaacaaaatttaaaatatggaagCTAATGAGTTGCACAGTTACAAAATCTGTTGTGTGACAGAATTAAAAACAATTCTCAAGTTAAAATTGCAAATGAACTACTAGTAGGACATTTTATGGAATTTGTaaggttaattaattatttttgttcttaaaaaactGACGGAAACCATGATCTGTTCATATGCTACCAAAAAACATTATGGACTTTTCAGATAGGGACTTTTGCAACTAgtcaattcaataaaaaaaaaaagaactacttCCCCCAGGAACTTACATCTTCAATACTTTCCGAGAAAGGGGTTTCACCGAACAAGAAAACTGGAAAAGTTTTCTGTGTGGAACTTCCCTACATTATGGGTAATAAGTAGAGGTTTCACGAATTTATCCACAAGAGTTTTTGATACAAATTCCTGACATACTTCAATATGTCACACTGGCACAAAATAGGTAGAACAACTTTTTTCCCCATAGTTTGGAGCATACATATGCATTGACGAAGTACATTTCGTGCTGCCACCTACCATTTCAGCGAAAGCATTGTTAGAATGGTcttatgagcaggcagtataaacAGCCATCGGATGTGTTCAAGCAGGCCGTGACTCTAATGATCAGCCATAATGCTGACGTCGTGTTCAGTGAAGTTTATTATATCTATTACTACCACAGCTATTCACGAAGTTCATTGTTGTTGCTGCTTCATTTTTTCTCATTGTTTCTCAATTTCTGTAGTTGCATTCGTTTATATTGGCTTGTTTCTCAAGAGAGTGACCTTTGTGTAGTATAGCCCAGAATTCCTCGCATAACCACTGAAATTGATTCGTCGTTCTTGAAGAACACTGAGGCTCAACGCTCTCTTCCTTGGTTTCCATACATTATCTTGAAGATGGAACTATTTCGTGCATCTTTAATCTGAGGATTGGAAGTGTCAGGTGACTAGCACAGTCAGTTCTGCTATGGCGCAAGTTAATAATAAGCAACTGATTAAATAACCCAGAGCGAAGAAACTTTTTTGCTACTTTTGAAAATTCTGTTATAATCTAATGACAGATTCTATAGCTGCAAATTTTCAGCTAGAGTTATGGAGATGATTGCAATGAATTCGATGAGTGTATGGATTGCGTGTAAACATGTATGCATATATGCCCAAGAGTACTGACAATTTTTCGCATGAATTTAACCATTCagattcaaatttcaaattccaACAAATAATGAGAGACAATATGAAGTTTAGactacctctgtggtgtaggggtcagcatgctggtctcttacgcagagttcccgggttcgatttccggtcgggttgaatttcctggttgaggtttttcagggtttttcctcaaccgtaaggcaaatgccaggaaattcgggccacaacatccctgaaaatcaccggcctcattcatcaccgaaatcatattcataacaaatcagtaatacatatacagtcgccatctagttcacaacaatagaaccagtctcaacaatagtacacagaccttcggatttcaaccaaagattaactcgcgatatgaccaaaggtGTTAAagggagtataaataacagcgaggggggAAAAAATGAAGTTCATGTATAAAACGGTGGAATGGGTGACGTAGTGTTTTTAGACAGAGATTTTTATATTCAGATATTGTCCTATAGCAATCGTCGTGGCtaacaggcttcggcacgaattggagtcacgtgatGGTCCAGTCacggccatcttgacaatcgcctaatataaatacatgttcaatgttctaaaaaataaacgaagtcctatattaaactcatgttaaacgtgcatttaaatataaacttgttcaacgttggccatgttatgactaagaatcgTCTTATGAAACACAGCCCGTCTTGCAAGACAAGGGATGGTAAAAAACAGTAGGCTGGGAGGAGGGGGAGAGAACTGAACTTCGCCCATATAATCTGgaaataattaacagaactataTGATGTCTTCATATCCATCTGATGAATTTGAAATTACTAATCAGCCTATCCCGATGTTTTAATTAGAGAAGTGAAATCTGGTTCTCCATTTGTTGTAGGGTAATTTGTAATTGCTCAAGTAAATGTTGGTACATCAATATGGAGCCCGCTTTACGTTTAaagtgtttcattttttttttttcaattcctcaCGTATAATGTCGAGTCGAACATTAAAATAAACCTAGCACGAAATGACATAAGGAATggatattttgaattgtaataaattttcggGAAATTTTTAAATCTGAGAAATTTTCCCTTATTTAGGCTTCCTTGCaaagtttaaaaattttataatatcaaaAGATGATATTCGACAACGTTTTTTtcttaatcagtattaatattatggcaAAGTACACGTGACAATGGAGTTTTGTATAATGTATGAAACCCTTTAAATAGTTTAGAACATAACAAACGTGTtaaactatggtgaaataatggtgaaaaattaagaaaatcgattaaaaaatttattgtggctctctatttagatcgagctcaaaaagctaattaatttatgttcccatgactattttcaagtttttgagctaatatgaataaaaaattgtgaaaattatgacgcaaggagcctttttagtgatgtcaatataaaatacattttaaaaatataatttcgaaaCTATCAGCCCTAATGGCACAAAATTTAGTACAGATTATAGTATTGTAGGTATAtttttgtagtttaaaattcataaattttggatgaaaattgtaatagtaatatgcgttacaagagcggtatgttgaagttttcatgttcgaggaaaagtttgaaaaagcgaaacgtagttgagattttttaatttccgagaattgaaagaagacATACCGCTcgagtatcgtacattattttgtgcgaagatcgtttattaaatacctgaaagaggaatttctaattagttgcaatgaaatctccatcttggtttctgttcaatgacggcaaatttgcaaaacaaaaatatctatcttcaacattgttgctttaaaatgttttctgtgtttactatactccagcaggccgtgatatacgtctgtctttttttcctcccagtctatgatgagtctggaatcttgttgatttttcacggcttccttaatgttacttgcatcacgaatgcagtaactttagtggagttgtagagtttacttaatttttgcaaatatttaaaaacaataattaacagtgcaatttaggtgtaattgcagtggtaagttttcaatttataattattactatattgaatgtctctaaaaataatatgttaaaagcctaaagcagtaaaatcaatatgttacttaagcggtaagaagagggaaattgttatgtgtgttaggttgggaatactgaatgtggaattttagacttaccgcggattggttttgtgcggaaaccaagcaaatacgcacgatctcgcacaaaagttttaaAACTCACAGAAGTGTCCCCGAAGTGATTTCTAGTGTTTAAGATATAGAATGATTCAGACTtaagaaaaacattttatttgcatctTCTTTTTCAACTATAACCAGTCCACGCATATATCAAACTTTAGCGGGAATCTTGAGATGCCATTGACGGCAGTTGTCGCGTACATCACCGGTCTCAGGAATGCATTAATACCGGTCAGATAGTTCAAGGAATGCGCCATAGGAGGAGAGACTGTGCTGTTTGGAGGACTGGGTTAGGTTGGCTAGCAACTCAGTTGCGGTTGTTGTGCTGCGAGCGGGATCCCCGCTCGGACCTCTGCTAGATGGCGACGCCCCAGCTGCGGTCCGGCTGCGTCCAGATGTAGCCGGTGCCCGTCATGGTGCAGAAGGCGTTGTAGTAGCGGCCCGGGCTGCGGCAGTACGACCACAGAGGGCATTTGCAGCGGAACAGCATCTGGAACTCCTCCTTGCAGATCTCGTTCCACCAGCAAGTCCGCTACGCACACGAAATTGAATAATTATACAAAGCATCGGAAGATGCTGCTACCTTCATGCGTTACCTTTAAAGTTTACGAAAAAATGTTTCTAGATTAGTAAGCTATAGTTCCCTAGAATACGACCGCAAAAGAAGtggatttacaaaatgtaatgtcatTTTTATGCAACAAGAatagaaggaaagaatgaaagagagaCTAGAAAAAGGGAGAGATGAAAAGAAAGGGGaaacaatacgaaaaaaaaatctagagagactgggaaaggaaaaagagatCTAGAGGgaatagaaaaggaaagaaaaaaatgaaaacaaagaaaagctAGGGAGAACTGgaaactaaataagaaaaaagcaaaagagagaaagaaagaagatctAGAGAGAATATGAGagtaagaaaagaaaagtaaGGAAAAAGAAAGCCAAAAGATCTCGAAGGAATAAGAAAGTAAAGaaggaagggaaaaagaaaaaagaaagaatattgaaagagaaaggaagaacatgtagagaaaatatgaaaggaaataaaaaggaaTGAGTCATAGAAGAAAGAAGatctggaaataataataaaaataaataaaaaagagagaaagaaagatctAGAGAGAATAAAAAactaaaggaaggaagaaagaaagaaagaagaaaacagagagagaaagattGAGAAAGAatgggaaagaaaagaagaaagaacagtagaaaaaaggaaaaaagaaagaaagaaaaatctaGAGAGAATAGAAAAgcaaagcaaagaaagaaagagagagagagagagagagagagagagagaaagatttagtgagaatgagaaagaaaagaacgaatggtagaaagaaggaaaaaagaaagaaaggaataaaatctAGAGAGGAAGGAAAAatctagatagaatagaaaaggaaagaaggaaacagagaGTGAAAGATTTAGAGAGAATGagaaagaacaaaaaaagaatggtagaaagaaggaaaaaagaaagaaaagaataagatctagagaggaagaaaaatctagagataataaaaaaggaaagaaaggaggaaggaaacagaaagaaaaagatCTAGAGAGAAtacgaaaataaatgaaaaataaaacgagAGACAGAAAGATTTAGAGAGGAAGGAAAACTGAATatcgaaagaaagaaggaaacggagagaaagattgagagagaatgaggaagaaaagaagaaataatggtagaaagaaggaaaaagaaagaaaagaataagatCTAGAGGGGAACAAACAATCTGGAGAGaatagaaaaggaaaaaaaggaaggaagctaaaagaaaaagaatctagagaaaataagaaaataaattaaaaataaaaccagaGAAAGAAAGATCTAGAGAGAATAAAAAactaaagaaggaaaaaagaaggaaCCAGAGAGAGAAAGATTGAGAGAGAatgggaaagaaaagaagaaaggatggtagaaagaaggaaaaaagaaaggaaaatctaGAGAtaatagaaaaggaaagaaagaaacaggaagagaaagattaagcgagaatgagaaagaaaagaagaacgaatttagaaagaaggaaaaaagaaaaagggggaTAAAATCTAGAGAGGAAGAAAAATCTAGAGAGAACAGAAAAGGAAATAAGGAAACAGAGAGTGAAAGATTTATAGAGAATGagagagaaatgaagaaagaatggtagaaagaagaaacaagaaagaaaataataagatcTAGATAGGAAGAAAAATCTAGAGAgaatagaaaaggaaagaaagaaaggaaaagatatGATGGAGGATCAAGAGAGGGATGgatagaaaggaagaagaagaaaggaggaaagaaaagaaaaagaaacaaggcAGAAGAGAATTAAAGCAAAATTATCTCTGGTTACATACGGGTACGGCATTGTAGAAAGACCAGTCAAAGATGACAATGAGTGAGTTGGACGTTTTTTACGGTATAAGTCCTGATATGTGATCCCGGACGTGTGATATTTGTGACGAAGAAATCAGCTATTGGCCACTTTTTCTCAGATAGGACCTACATGATTTTCCTCTGTCATTATCATCCTACAAATttatacatcatcatcattatcatcatcatcacatcaccaccactaccaccacctcaCCGAAGTTGATGAAAGATCTGATGTTCATTATCAGACTACAGAAGATAGATGATAATATTATGCTTACTTATTCTGTACACCTTGAAACTTTTCTGATAGCCTTGCTAAAACTATGCAAGCGACGTTGCTATTATGCGAATGGATGTCGCACCTCTGTTAGATAGCCTCTCACTGATTGGTCCTTGAAACTCCTCTTGACCAGAACCCGGGCCTCGGATTGGAGGAGGAGCGCCAGTAGCAGCCACGTGACCTGCAATAAATT contains the following coding sequences:
- the LOC138713126 gene encoding uncharacterized protein isoform X2 — its product is MQISASVCPSVSTNVHKDCYVRFFLVVTWLLLALLLQSEARVLVKRSFKDQSVRGYLTERTCWWNEICKEEFQMLFRCKCPLWSYCRSPGRYYNAFCTMTGTGYIWTQPDRSWGVAI
- the LOC138713126 gene encoding uncharacterized protein isoform X1, whose translation is MFAGLVAKRRHECRIWPLEDSKTADQSSVAVTVGMGPQVTWLLLALLLQSEARVLVKRSFKDQSVRGYLTERTCWWNEICKEEFQMLFRCKCPLWSYCRSPGRYYNAFCTMTGTGYIWTQPDRSWGVAI